The Brassica oleracea var. oleracea cultivar TO1000 chromosome C6, BOL, whole genome shotgun sequence genomic interval ATTCATAAAATATTATACATCATTAGCAAACATTAAACACACAATAATTATACATAAGAAGGTGAAAAAAACACAATAATTATACATTAATCTTCCACAAACAACAATTATTTATGGTATATTTGTGGAATTTCAAGAGTTACATGATGGGTACTTAAGCTTCCGTGATAGCGGTCTCCTCGAAATCATTCACAAAGTCAGACGCATCGAGGTGCGTTGTACCCTCAGAGTGTTCCGCAAAGTTTACTTCTTTTTCTTTCCCTTTGACGGACTCCTTGCATAGAGCACAAAGGTGTGCAGGGGTACGACATAAACGAGACCAATGTCCCTTAGTACCGCATCTGAAACAAGCTTCTTCTCGCTTCTGGGAGGTATTTCCTTGGTGTTCTTTTCCCTTAGGGGATTGCTCAGAGCGGACCCACTGGAATGACTTCCTATCTTGTGGATTGTACTTTCGTCCACGTCCACGGTAGTTTAGACGGCCACGACCGCGACCCCGAAAGGCCTTATTTTTCTTGACTGGTTTCTTCGTATCTAATGTGTTTGCTTCAGGAAACGGTTTAGAACCAGTTGGACGAGTCATGTGATTCTTGATCAGAAGCTCATTGTTCTTTTCTGCTATGAGAAGCGCCACAATCAATTCCGAAAAGTTGGTATATCCCCGCAACTTGTACTGTTGTTGCAGGGTGATGTGGCTCTTGTGGAATGTGGTGTATGTCTTCTCAAGCATTTGAGATTCGGTGATCGTTTCACCACAATTTCTCAATTTGGCCACAATTCCTAACACAGCAGAATTGTAATTCATCACCATTATAAAATTAACAATAAGAAGTGGGGCGGCAGGGCCGCACTCCGGTAATCATAAACGTAACAAATAAAAATGGAGGCCCCACTCTGAACATGATAATCAAAAGAACAAATTTTAATAATAGAGTGATCGTGCTGATAACGTGTTATAATTATATTATATATTGTTTTATTTGTGTTTTGTATATATGAGGTGTTTATTTGTTTGATCATGTTACGTAAATATGAGAAAAGGTAGAGGAAGAATTAGAAAAAATAAGAATCATAATAAATGAGAGGAAGAAGTAGTATACCAAAGAAGAGAGGTTGATGTTATTACGTTCGAAAGGGCAAAGTAAAATGAACGTATTACAATCTCTTATATAGACAGATATTTCGACAAATATTACTGTGAACATTAATGGCTTGGGCTCCATCTTCATTTCATTACGAAACCATCTTGACTTTTGTAACAAAGTCCAATTTTTTACAATCATATACAAACATAGCAGAAAAAGTGTTAGATGGCACATGGCCCACCCATTTCTTGAGTCGGGCCTGATAAAGAACAATATAATGTTGATGGTGTTGTTGAATTTCTCATTCTCTTTTAGATTATGTTAACCTTCTGGTACAATATATGTTTTCTTAAAGTTTATGTGTGGGTTGTAAAAGATTAGAGCTGTGCGTGTTGTCCAAAAATGAATAGAATTAGTGCTATTGCGTTTTTCTTTTGCATTCAGCTGCTTTTTATTGGTGCAGTAATGTTTGTGTCTTAATGTTGAAGTTATCTTCTTCTCTTTTAACGTATAAACACACAAAAAACCAGGTGGCAAGTTCGGCCCTCTGGTTGAACTTTCGCTACAATACTGTAGAAATTGTTCTCTATAAATGTCCCAACTTCAAACTTGCAAGTTTCAACATGTAAGTTTAGTTTGACAGAAAGTCATAAATTTTCTTTGCATAAACAAGTACGGTTCATGAATTTGTCATGTATTTGACTTAGTGTTCTGGTATTTTTTTCATTTTTGAAATTACAAAATAAATAGCTTTCCCTTATTCTACATAGTTTAGATATGACAATCTTTGAAGATTAGTGTATATTTTAGTTTTAGTTAGGAATTATAAAATATTATTCTTTTCCAAAGTTACGGAAATTTGGAAATACCCATGGCGACCTATTCTTTGTTCGTGTGTCTCTTCGGTTAAAGTATAATAACCTATTTACCTATTGATACAAGTACGACTTGACAAATATCCGTAAATTTTGATTCAATTCGTTCTCCTTTCCGATTCGAATAGAAAAACTGGATATTCGTAACTCTACGAAGCAAAGAAAATACTAATATGCAATACCCGTCAGAAACGAAGCAAATTACAAGTCTAATATTTTTAGGAACGGATATCTGATCGATCCGTTACAAGCATATATATACATATATTCAAAGAATTATATATATATATATATTATAAATATTATATTGTATACAAATTTATTATATAAGTTATTAGAATTTTAAGAAGTTAATAAGTTTTATTTTTGTGGTAAAATATTTTTATTTTATTTTATTTTTGGATTATCTATTTATTTAATTATTTATTTATTTTTATGGATCAGATAACAAAAATGCTATTACTTTTAAATATGGAAACCATATACTAATGATGCATCCACTTTTTAGAGATAGAAATGAGAAACCACATATATGAGAGTACAACAATGTATAGCTAGCATGATTGAAGAAGGTGGACACTACAAGAAAAAGTGGAACTAGACGAATGTTGTTACTCTCTTTTTTTCATTTAGTTTGAATAAGACTAGTTAATAAAGACAGACAGTTTATTGAGGTATGATTTTCATCAGGAGAAAATTATCACATTTTAATTAAAACATATACCGACCAAGCTACTCACACTAATAAAATGCTATTTTTCTTTGTTATTTTTTTTGGCATGATCATTGCATAATTATATGCACATGAAAGGCATTATTAATCCAATTATAGTAGGTTGTTTTGCGATAGAGAATAACATACTCAAATATTTGGGCCATTCAGTTATATGGCAATATCTTCTTTTATAACATTTCATTTTATGCTACATATATTCGTTCTAAGATAATAAACTACTTTAGTTTTTAAGCAAAACTATTGATGGTCTCATCACCCGCTACACAATTCTACTCTGAAAACAAAATGAAAAACATCAAAGCATTAAAAGAAGGATATGAGTCAGCTTACAGACATGAACTGAAACTAAACATTTCATCTACAAGACTACAACCAAAAAGAAGAGAATCAAGAAAATCCAACCCAAAAAATCATTGTCTTTCTCTTTCAACTCTTAAAAGATTTAGAAAGCAATTCGTTTTATTATTTCATCAGTTTTAATAAAAAAATAGATAATTTCCTACATATTTATACTAAAAGAAATCAGATCATTTTTGATAATTCGCAAGCGCAAATAACAAATAATCAATTATGTGGATGTATATTAAGATTTTTTTTTAAAAAACAGAACATTCACACAATCAACTCTTCCAAATGCTAATATTTCACACAACAACAATAACTTACAACAAATAGTTTTACTTAAATAACATAAACAGTATATCCCGCTTGTAGTGTGGATAGACCACGAGTTCATCAATAACTATACACTAACAAATTCAAATTTTCAGTCTAGAAAAAAACGATAATACAATTATGAAAATTAGTGAAGAGAAATGTACACATGAGATATTTAGATGTTACAAGTATAACAGTTATATATGAATCGTCATAAGACAACTATAATTGTCGATTGTATAGTTGTCTATGTAACATTTCTAGATATTTGTAATAGAATAATAAGTCAATGTTAAAAGCATAAATGTGAAAAACCATGAATTAATTTAGTTAAACCAATGTAAATAATTTAGATAAACATATAGGTATAACACCGAAGTGTAAATCTATATTAATGAAAACACTTCACTGCCTACGGTTTTGAGACAGAAACGGAATCGCCGCAAAGTCCACATATGCACCCGTTAACTGCTTCATCTTGATCGTACCTAATCACCAGATTTTCATCCATCATTTCCCAGTAAACCAGAGCCATTCGACTTGGAAACGCCTGAGCATTAATCTGCATCGTCGGATCACCACCCAACTCATAAATCCTCGTCCACAAATTATCCCTTAAACCACTCAACCCCTTCATATACTCTTCCATATCTTCTTTCGGTACACTCTCCACCGCCCTCACCCACCACATAAAACCATTGTCTTCCACTCGTTCGGTTGCCACATCATCACCAAACTTATACCTTAGCGTCACCGGAGCCATACGCAAGTACTTTTTTTATTACCAAACGAGTAGATTCTATCATAACGTAAAAATTTTATTATACCAATCTGTGTGCCGCAAAGGACGCTTAGTTCAGCCACTTTTTTGAAAAGACCGGTTCGGCGTTTCGAAAATGTTACTTGTCTTCGGTTCTCCTCTTTGATCTCCTTGATCTTTATCTTCTGTCGACCTTTGGTGGTTTTAGGGTTTTGTAATTTCCTCTGTTTCTATTGCTTCACCATCAACTTGGGGTTTTTCATGGGTCTTGGTTCCGTGGCATGCAAGCAAGTGGTAGGTGTGGTTTCTCCGTCCTCCATATTCACGACAAGAATGATGAGAGGTAATTATGAGATCACAAATTTTCTTTGAGGAGTTTGAATCTTTTCGTGGTATTAAATGCACGTCTCAATAATTTAACTTGATTATGAGATTATTCCATATAAATGGAAGTTAGCTTTTTGTTAATCTAAGTTTGTGATTTTGTTCCCTGATTTACGAGATATATTTACCACATTCTATTTTGTTTGTTTACTTCCAACGACAAAGACATTTTGTTACAAACGTTAATCGTGAGGATTTTTCCGAAACAACAAAAAAAAAACTATTTTTTTATCTAAAAAGCTGATAATGATAATAATAATAAAGATATCACTCGAGACTGAATCATAGCATGCCTTTTTAAGCTTTCATGATATCAAATTATTTGAAATTATTTTATCAGTTAACAATTAAGATACTACTATATCATATTTTGGTTTGTATACACTTTGCAATATGTACTAATACTGCTCCATGTCTTTGATGATAATCATCACTGTTTCATTTGTTCACATTGAATCATTCTACTTGAACATTGCTTTCTAATTTTACCCAACAAAACAAATCTAGGAAAAATTATTATTTCAATTCATACATTTATTTTACCTGATTTAAGAATACCAATAAATATTTTTCAAAATAGCATTTGAGTGAAAATGTAATACATTTCTTTTAATTTTTTTTTTGTTTACAGTAGAACATCTATAAATTAATACTTGATAAATTAATAATCTCCATAAATTAATAAATTTTGTCGGTCTCAACTTCAACCGGTGTAAAAAATGACACAAATCGATAAAATAATAAGATAATAATATTTTTAAAACTCCCATGTAAATATATAGTCCCATTAAAATCATAAATTAATAATCTATCTCTATATATATTTTATATAAGTATAAACTAAACATTATATTGTTGGTTTTATATTCACAATAAAAATACTTCTATTTTTCTTAATATTTTAATATATTTTGATAATATTTAGTAAAATTATATCGAAAACTACATAACAATTATATGAAACATAAAAATATATACCAAATAAGATAATAAAATAATATGAAAGTCAAATTTCTAAAATTTAAATAATCTACATATGGTAAAATCAAATATTTTCTTGTTTTATTAATAAAAATATTCAAAAATAGAAAAAAATCTAAAATAGGAAACTTTTGTAAATTAATATCTCTATAAATTAATAAAATTTTAAAGTCTCAACATTATTAATTTATAGAAGTTCTGCTGTATTTAAATTTTTTTTTTAACCATAGGAAAGCTACTTTATCCAAGAAAAGGGGAAGAAGAGGGTTGATTCCTAATTCCTATTTATGCTGATACTCCCTAAATCGCAATTTAACGCTAATTAATCAAAAAGAAAGGCAAAAAGTAAAGTTATATAATCTTTTTCATTATAATCCCGCTCGTTACCATTCTCCGAGGCAAAGCAAGAGAAGAGTCTCCTTTTTCATCATCCCCTGAGAGAAAAGAAGAAAATCAAAAACTTTACCGGCCATGGATCCCGACGATCCCACTTCCATAATCTTCAAAAAGATCAGAACTTTAGAACCAGACAACGCCCCCAAACTCATTGGCTACTTTCTATTGCAAGACATGGAACAAACCGATTTGATTCGTCTTGCTTTTGGTCCCGACACTCTCTTACAGACTTTCTGTCGTCAAGCCAAATCCGTTTTAGGTCTTTCCTCAAACGGAAACCATATCTCGAGACCCCATCACCACCAGCTATTGTCTCAGTCTTCTCCAAGTAATGGGTTCTTCGACTTCTCTAGAAACCCTAACCCTAACTTCGATTCTAGCCCATTTCGTGACGGCGAGGAGCAACAGTTAAGCAATCGCTTGTCGTTTCCCGACGAAGAGGATCCGTTTGCTAGTTTGCACAAGAGGAGTTTCTCTGCAGACGGCGAACCAGAGGAACCAGGGTTTGGAGTTGGAGGAGGAGGAGCCGGTTATCGGTTTCCACAGACCGGTTTAGTTGATGGGTTCGATTCATCTGGTGTTGAGAGTGGCTACGTTTGCTTACAGAGAGAGGGGATGATGAGGATGAAGTTAGCTCAGCAACAGAGAATGGCTCAGCTCATGGCGCTAAGGTAAAGTTTGAATCTTTTTGATCTGTCTTTGTGAAAGACTCTGACTTTACAAGAAATAATGTTTTTTTTTCTTTGTTTCTTGCAGACAAGGAGAAGAAAGTGGTTACTATTACAGTCCAAGTAGGCATGAGAGAGATGACTCAGTCTCTAGACAGATCTACTTGACATTTCCGTCTGAAAGCTCATTCACTGATGCAGACGTCTCCTCTTATTTCAGGTAATGTTAAGAGAGAATCATCAAGCCATCATTGTTTATTTGTTTGTTGTTGACAGAGTGATGGCATCTTCTTTGAATTTATAGTGACTTTGGAGCTGTGGAAGATGTGAGGATACCATATCAGCAGCAAAGGATGTATGGGTTTGTTACTTTCTCTAATGCTGAAACTGTGAGGATCGTATTGGCTCGAGGCAACCCTCATTTCATCTGTGACTCACGTGTGCTTGTTAAACCGTACAAGGAGAAAGGAAAGATCCTTCAAAAGTAATGTACCTTGATCCCTCTTTGTGTCTTTTAGTCTGTTTTGGGTTTGTTTACTTATTATGGTTTGGTGAAATGATAGCAAGTGGCAACAGCAGCAACTTCAGCAGCTGTTGGAGAGAGGGAGCTATTCTGCTTCTTCAAGTCCTTCTGAAATGGATCTCTATGAATGTCACTTGGGTTAGTTTCTGTGTTGAGTTAAGAATTGTATTTTTTGTTTCTTTCTTTACTGAGATTGTAACTCTTCAGTTGTCTTTTCATTACCAGGTCCAAGGATGTTTTCAAGGAACACACAAGAGATGATGAGAAGGAAAGCTGATGCACAACATGCCATTGAAGTAGAACTCCAAAGAAGAAGGTTCTTGGCTCTGCAATTGCCTGGGAGGGAGAATGAGTCTGTTCATCATCTCCAGCGTAGTCTTTCTATCGGCTCTCCTTCTCATCTCCCACCTCGGTTCAACCATAGTCTTCTCTTTCAACCAGAAAGCAGCATGGAAGAAACCACAGAAGGTTGTTCTTGTTGACCTTTTAAGCTTTCTTTTCTCGGCCTTCATTGATGATCTTTTTTCTTGGCAGGTGATAGTGATAGAGGTGAAAGCCATCTTCATCTAGTACCAAACAACAACAAAGTATGCGGATACAGTAACGAGTTCCACAAGAGGTAAACGAGTGATTTGAATTAAGGCCTAAATAAGCTACTTCATTAGTTCTTACACACGTTCTTATTTATCATTTCTCAAGGCAAGAGACAAGTCCGGAGAATACGCTTCCTGATAGCTTGTTTGGTTTCCCTATTAAGTCTGAAGAAGCACTCCAAACTGAGTCTGATACCAAAGCAGAGGAATGGGTATGTTCAACCTAAACTCAGATAGTATCTCATAACAAAATAGCATATTCTCTAAACCCAAACCATCTTTTACCTTTTCAGGCTCACTCACTATAGGTAGAAAGAAACAAGTGTACTGATTGAAAGGTGAGCAATTACGCCATGAAGTAACTTGAAACTCCTATAAAACTGTTACTTTTTGTTGCTTAACTTCATTTGTTTTTTTTTTTTTTGTTTTGAGTGCAGAGAGGTAAAGACTGATAAAAGATGGAAGTAGAAAAGAAATTGTGTATATATACCAAAGCTTTTTTTTTTTTTTTTTTTTTTTGATCAATATATATACCAAAGCTTAAGAGGGGTTTTTAACATGGAAACACAAGAGAAAAGGTCAAAAAGATATTATGTAATCAACAAAAAGCTATTATGACTAACCTCAGACAACATATGGAGATCAACACAGTAACTGAAACTCTAATTAGATTTTCTTTTAGTTTTTTTGGGTCCTAGTCCTAGTGATGGGCAAAAGCTGCATCTGTTAGTTTTTACCATAATTGTATAAAATACATGTGTGCTTTCTTGGAACTCACTTTCAAAAAAGGGTCAGTGGCACAATTCACAAAGCCTTGAGGATAAAGGTTGAACCTTTAAGACTCTAATTTGACGCTTTAGCCCAACTTAACTGAACCGGAAATGTCCAAACCGAGATTTGATATTAACTTGATTGGTATTGAAGATTTAACAATGAATTTGAACCAATTTAATTTATCAGGTTAAATAAAATGCTCCCTTATGAAATAAATAAATCTTTTTTTTTTGTGTTCATTTAATTGAGTTCCTCTCAAGTTACCATATAAGGATTCAGGTGTAGAAAAAGAGAAAGAAGAAAACTTTAATCATCTTATGGATTCAAGTGTAGAAAGAACGAGAGATCCTTGCTGCTTGATGAAAACCCATTTCCTGAAACCTTACGTAACCTCCATTGACGGTCCTGTGGCCGAGCTTCCTCGTCGTCGTCGTGTCTCTGTTTCTTCATCAGACGTAAAGGTTCCGACTTTGAGGAGTTTCGGCAATGGGGCTGGGTCTATAGATCGTAATTTCATATCCTGGATGCGAAAGATGGAAGCTTTGCACGAACCCACTTGGAGAAAAGCTGGGATCTTTGAAGCTATCAAGGCATCTACATTCAAAATCAGTAAAAACCCATCTTTGATTCAAGCCCTAGTTGATAAATGGTGTCCTGAGACCAAATCATTCGTCTTCCCTTGGGGTGAAGCAACGATAACGCTAGAGGATGTGATGGTTCTTCTAGGGTTTTCTGTTTTGGGTTCTTCTGTTTTCGCCTCTGTGGAAAGCTCAGAGATGAGAGATGCCGTGAAGAAGCTGGAGAAAGCAAGAACAAAGATTATGGGGGGCAAAGGTGGGCAAGTGAGACAGTCACAATGGACTTTGCGTTTCGGAGACAGAGATGATCCGTTGGAGCATGAAGCTTTTCTTGCCATGTGGCTTTCTCATTTGGTGTTTCCACATATGTCTCGCCGCTCTATTTCAAGACATGTGTTCCCAGTTGCTGTCCGTTTAGCTAGAGGGGAAAGGGTTGCTCTTGCTCCTGCTGTTCTCGCTAGCGTGTACAGAGATTTAGGTGCCATTACAGGAGATGAGTCTTATCATCCCAAGTCTCTGTTGAAGTTAGTTCAAGTGTGGACTTGGGAGAGGTTCAAGAACGTGAGACCAAAAGCTAAGGAGATACCTAAAGGGGAGCCGAGAATCTCTCGGTGGGACGGTTTGCAGAAGAAGTATGAGAATGTGAGATTGAGTCTTGATGATTTCGAGTGGCGTCCATATACTAAACCATTACAGAATTGGAACCCTCTTAGGTTTTACGTTGAGGAAGCTATGTGGGTGAATGTTGATAACAGTCTTGATGATGAGTTTGTTGCGTTTGCTAGATGTGTGAGGAGTTCTCAGCTTGTTGGGATTGGTTTTGTAGAGGATTATTATCCGAATCGAGTGGCGATACAGTTCGGGTTTAGTCAAGATCTTCCTGGTTTGGTTACTCGTCATAGCAGTGACTACACAGAGAAGGAAGCATGGGATGATTACAATAAGTCTCTTGTTGGTTTGAAGCTGTACATGCCTTCTCGTCTTGCTGCAGGTTCTGTTACTATGAGATACCGAGACTGGTGGGTGAAATCAGTTTCACAGTTTCTTGGTTTTGAGGAGTCAAATGAAACTTGTGGTGCAAGCAATGCTGGTGATGATGGTGCTTTTCCTGAGGCACAGCCACTAAGTGAAGTTCTTCAGAAGTTGGGAGAAGGGTTTCCTGCAAAACTCAAGCGACCTAGGAAACTTAGAATAGCGAGACGTATGGGATCAGTATCAGTAGAAATGCCACTTAGTGAGTTGTTTCACAAGGAGTTAGCGAAGAGGACAAGTGAGCATTTGAGAGGCAAGCGAGCTCGTGAGGATGATGATGATGATGAGAATCATACGGATTCTTATGATGATATTACCATTTCTCAGCTGGTCAAATGTAGAAAGAAAGATGTAGGAGACACTTCGGAATCACTTGGAATCAGGAGGAGAGATAAGGAGTATAAAAAGGACTCAAGGATTTGTCAAGAGCTTGCTTCTAAAGATAATGAAACTGTAGCACCACAAGTTATAGAGCCACAGAATGATGAAGAAGAAACTAGAAGTGAAGCAGTGGAGACTGTGGTTATGATCCCATGTATTGGTGACACTGTTCTGTCACCAATGAAGGCAGGAGAAACCTGTGTTGATGTAAATAGAAGTGAAGCAGTGGAGACTGTGGTCGATGCTGGAACCAAGGAAGCAGAGTGTGTGCTTCATGATGAAAGACTGAAACATAGAAAGCTTACAACGGAGGAACTAGCATTGAACCTAGAGGCACGTTTTATGAAGGTGAAGAATACTTTGGCAACAATTAGAAATTGGATAACCAAAAGAAACCATATCCAAACTGGACTTTCTGCTTAAGTTAATCATGTCAAAAACCTTAAGATCAGAAAGAATAAAACAATGTCACATATCACTCTTTTGCATAATCTTATGAACTTTAACTTAGCTTTATGATGTTACGTGTGTATTTAGTTTAGTACTATTTGAAATATATAATCAAAAATGTTAAATGAATATTTTTTTTTGTTTTTGTGTGTACCGATGATGAGAGACCTTTCATATCTTTCCATTTACCTTAAAAAAGGCACTGCTTCACACTGCAACTTTCAGAATTTTAAAAAAAAATTAGAAAAGAAGAGACCTCTCTCTCATTATCTTTTTCTTCTTGGGTTTAGGGTTCCAACAAGTTAAGCTTTTTCAGAAAGGCAAAACACACAAAATCTCTGAACCAGTTCCGAGCTCAACATTTTGTCATCTTCACTGTATTTCTCAACAAGCCAAGCTTCTTCTCTGTTTCTCTCACGTAAAGGTATCTTCTTTTGAACTCTTAGGGAAACTTGGTACTCGTTTTGTGTGGGATTTGCATTCCCTTCCTAGATATTGTCTGTGTAAGGCTTAAAGAGCAGTAAAGTTAGAATCTTGTGTTGGATCTGACTGACTGATGCAAATAGGTTCTCTGTTTTGCTAACTTGTAAAGTTTGTTGCTTTATTTATTACATCAGTTCAAAAGTTAGACTTGTTATTTGCTCTTAACCTCCTCTGTTTTCTTTGAGTGATCTTCAGCATTTGAACAACTCATGGCTCCACCCTCTCAGAACATTCCACTTCCTAGTCTCACCTCCACTGATGAATCCAAACTTGACTTAAAGGCTCTGTCTTTGAGTGTTTCCTTCCATGGGTGGAGAGAGGCGAACTCAGCTTTCAAGTCATGGGCTATAAAAATGTCATCTTTACACAGACCCACATGGAGAAAAGCTGGTATCTTCGAAGCAGTCATGGCATCTACCAAAGGACTCAACAAAGACACAGATCTCCTTCTGGGTATCGCTGAGAGATGGTGTCCCGACACCAACACCTTCCTCTTCCCTTGGGGTGAAGCAACCATCACACTTGAAGACGTTATGGTACTTCTAGGCTTCTCTGTTTTGGGCTCACCGTATTTTACTCCTCTGGATAGCTCGGGAGAGGAGATTCTGAGGACACTGGAGGAAGAATGGGTCAAGATTAGGAAAGGTAGTTCAGCCCATTTGGTAACTAAACTCCAATGGATGGGAAGATTCATGGGCACTAGGGGTGAGCTTGAGCATGCGGCTTTCCTTGGGTTGTGGCTAAGCTACTTTGTGTTACCAACAAGGTATTGCCATGTTGACCAAGCTGTTTTGTCCATAGCTATTCATCTCTCTAGAGGTACTAGGATTGCTCTTGCTCCTCCTGTTCTTGCTCACCTGTATGCTGACTTGAGTCTCTTGAAAGAGCACATCATAGGTTTCAAGACAGTGATGTTAAACGACAAAGTTGAGCTGAGTGCCTTGTTTAAGTTGGTTCAAGTTTGGACATGGGAGAGGTTCAGGGAGCTACGTCCCAACAACACTAATCCGTTGCGGCAAGGTGAGCCAAGGTTGGCTCTTTGGGATGAAGCGAAACCAAGGAAAACAAAGAGGCATGTGAGGATGAGAAGAAAGAGAAATGTGAGGGAGATACTGGCAAACTCGAAGATGGAGAGTTTTGAGTGGCGTCCTTACACAAAAGCTGTGAGGAACTGGAACTTTCCTAAGTTTTACCCTGAGAAAGCAATGTCTGTTCCTATTGGTCCTGATCTTGATGAGGAGTTCATCTCCTTTGCTAGATGCATCAAGGTGTCTGAGCTTGTGGGAAAGGATAGTGTGGAATGCTACTTTCCCAACCGAGTGGCTTCACAGTTTGGATTGCTTTAGGATGTTCCTTGTCCTGTTAACCAAAGCAACCTCTTCAAAGAGGCAGCTTGGGATGAGTACAACAAGCCTATTGATGGATTGAGATTGTTCGTCCCTTCTCGTTCTGCATTATCTTATTTT includes:
- the LOC106297299 gene encoding uncharacterized protein LOC106297299 → MVMNYNSAVLGIVAKLRNCGETITESQMLEKTYTTFHKSHITLQQQYKLRGYTNFSELIVALLIAEKNNELLIKNHMTRPTGSKPFPEANTLDTKKPVKKNKAFRGRGRGRLNYRGRGRKYNPQDRKSFQWVRSEQSPKGKEHQGNTSQKREEACFRCGTKGHWSRLCRTPAHLCALCKESVKGKEKEVNFAEHSEGTTHLDASDFVNDFEETAITEA
- the LOC106298652 gene encoding zinc finger CCCH domain-containing protein 55-like isoform X3; the protein is MDPDDPTSIIFKKIRTLEPDNAPKLIGYFLLQDMEQTDLIRLAFGPDTLLQTFCRQAKSVLGLSSNGNHISRPHHHQLLSQSSPSNGFFDFSRNPNPNFDSSPFRDGEEQQLSNRLSFPDEEDPFASLHKRSFSADGEPEEPGFGVGGGGAGYRFPQTGLVDGFDSSGVESGYVCLQREGMMRMKLAQQQRMAQLMALRQGEESGYYYSPSRHERDDSVSRQIYLTFPSESSFTDADVSSYFSDFGAVEDVRIPYQQQRMYGFVTFSNAETVRIVLARGNPHFICDSRVLVKPYKEKGKILQNKWQQQQLQQLLERGSYSASSSPSEMDLYECHLGPRMFSRNTQEMMRRKADAQHAIEVELQRRRFLALQLPGRENESVHHLQRSLSIGSPSHLPPRFNHSLLFQPESSMEETTEGDSDRGESHLHLVPNNNKVCGYSNEFHKRQETSPENTLPDSLFGFPIKSEEALQTESDTKAEEWRGKD
- the LOC106298652 gene encoding zinc finger CCCH domain-containing protein 55-like isoform X2, translating into MDPDDPTSIIFKKIRTLEPDNAPKLIGYFLLQDMEQTDLIRLAFGPDTLLQTFCRQAKSVLGLSSNGNHISRPHHHQLLSQSSPSNGFFDFSRNPNPNFDSSPFRDGEEQQLSNRLSFPDEEDPFASLHKRSFSADGEPEEPGFGVGGGGAGYRFPQTGLVDGFDSSGVESGYVCLQREGMMRMKLAQQQRMAQLMALRQGEESGYYYSPSRHERDDSVSRQIYLTFPSESSFTDADVSSYFSDFGAVEDVRIPYQQQRMYGFVTFSNAETVRIVLARGNPHFICDSRVLVKPYKEKGKILQNKWQQQQLQQLLERGSYSASSSPSEMDLYECHLGPRMFSRNTQEMMRRKADAQHAIEVELQRRRFLALQLPGRENESVHHLQRSLSIGSPSHLPPRFNHSLLFQPESSMEETTEGDSDRGESHLHLVPNNNKVCGYSNEFHKRQETSPENTLPDSLFGFPIKSEEALQTESDTKAEEWAHSL
- the LOC106298652 gene encoding zinc finger CCCH domain-containing protein 55-like isoform X1; the encoded protein is MDPDDPTSIIFKKIRTLEPDNAPKLIGYFLLQDMEQTDLIRLAFGPDTLLQTFCRQAKSVLGLSSNGNHISRPHHHQLLSQSSPSNGFFDFSRNPNPNFDSSPFRDGEEQQLSNRLSFPDEEDPFASLHKRSFSADGEPEEPGFGVGGGGAGYRFPQTGLVDGFDSSGVESGYVCLQREGMMRMKLAQQQRMAQLMALRQGEESGYYYSPSRHERDDSVSRQIYLTFPSESSFTDADVSSYFSDFGAVEDVRIPYQQQRMYGFVTFSNAETVRIVLARGNPHFICDSRVLVKPYKEKGKILQNKWQQQQLQQLLERGSYSASSSPSEMDLYECHLGPRMFSRNTQEMMRRKADAQHAIEVELQRRRFLALQLPGRENESVHHLQRSLSIGSPSHLPPRFNHSLLFQPESSMEETTEGDSDRGESHLHLVPNNNKVCGYSNEFHKRQETSPENTLPDSLFGFPIKSEEALQTESDTKAEEWVERNKCTD
- the LOC106298742 gene encoding uncharacterized protein LOC106298742; translation: MDSSVERTRDPCCLMKTHFLKPYVTSIDGPVAELPRRRRVSVSSSDVKVPTLRSFGNGAGSIDRNFISWMRKMEALHEPTWRKAGIFEAIKASTFKISKNPSLIQALVDKWCPETKSFVFPWGEATITLEDVMVLLGFSVLGSSVFASVESSEMRDAVKKLEKARTKIMGGKGGQVRQSQWTLRFGDRDDPLEHEAFLAMWLSHLVFPHMSRRSISRHVFPVAVRLARGERVALAPAVLASVYRDLGAITGDESYHPKSLLKLVQVWTWERFKNVRPKAKEIPKGEPRISRWDGLQKKYENVRLSLDDFEWRPYTKPLQNWNPLRFYVEEAMWVNVDNSLDDEFVAFARCVRSSQLVGIGFVEDYYPNRVAIQFGFSQDLPGLVTRHSSDYTEKEAWDDYNKSLVGLKLYMPSRLAAGSVTMRYRDWWVKSVSQFLGFEESNETCGASNAGDDGAFPEAQPLSEVLQKLGEGFPAKLKRPRKLRIARRMGSVSVEMPLSELFHKELAKRTSEHLRGKRAREDDDDDENHTDSYDDITISQLVKCRKKDVGDTSESLGIRRRDKEYKKDSRICQELASKDNETVAPQVIEPQNDEEETRSEAVETVVMIPCIGDTVLSPMKAGETCVDVNRSEAVETVVDAGTKEAECVLHDERLKHRKLTTEELALNLEARFMKVKNTLATIRNWITKRNHIQTGLSA